Part of the Pseudomonas sp. Leaf58 genome is shown below.
GTTGCTGTAGCTGTAGCAACTGTGCCGCTCCACCGGCGTGACTGCTTCGCTGGAGGAGCGAGTGAGTACGTTGCAGGCTTCGGCCAGGGCCTGGCCGCAGGCCAAGCTGGCAAGCATCCCTATCAACACGACCTTCATGATGCAGATGCGCATTGGCTACCTCCCGGGCCTTAGGCCCTTGTAAGGTCTAAGCGGGCTTGTCGCGCTGGCGCATGGCCTTGGCGCGCTTCTCTAACATCAGGTAAGTCAGCACCGCCAACAACAGCGGCACCAGGTAGTACAACGTACGGTAGCCCAGCAGCGCCGCCACCAGCGTACCTTGCGCAACCTGCCCATGCAGCAGGGCCAGAAACACTGTTTCCAGCACTCCCAGCCCAGCCGGGATGTGCGCGACCACGCCCGCCACGCAGCTGATCAGCAGGATGCCCAGTATCGAAGGGTAGAATGCCTCGCCAGGCAGCAACCAGAAGATCAGCAGGGCCATCAGCGCCCAGTTGCTGGCACCCAGTACCACTTGGCACAGCGCCAGGCGCAGCGACGGTAGCGTTACCTCATGCTCGCGCCAGCGCCAGGTGCGCTTTTTGGCGAAACCACAGGCCAGCAGGTAGCTTGCGGCGACGGCTAGCAACACCAGGCCGATCAGTTGCAAGCCGGTGGCGCCGACCGCCCAACTGGGCGGCAGCTCGACCAGGCGCAAGGCGAACACTGTGCCGGCCAGCAGCATGTAGCCCATCCAGTTGGTTAGCAGGCCCAGGGTAAGGATGCGCGTGATGGTCGCTGTGTCCAGCCCCAGGCGGCCATATAGTCGGTAGCGCAAGGCCACACCGCCCACCCAGGTGGTGAAGTTGAGGTTGAAGGCATAGCACACGAAGGCCACTGGCAAAACCTGCCGAGCCGGCAGGTGGTGGCCGGTGTAGGCGCGTGCCAGCAGGTCGTAACTGGCGAAGGTCAAGTAGCTGCACAAGGCCAGCGCCAGGCCGAAGGCCAGGGTGCCAGGCCGGTAGGCCAGCAATGAGTGGCGCACCTCGTTCCAGTCCAAGTTACGCGCGAGCAGGTACAGCAGTGCTGGGATCAGCAGCAAAAACGCCACGCTGAACAGGCGTTTGCCCCAGGTTTGCCAATGTCTACGCGCCATCACGTTTGGCCCTCGTGAAAGTCGCCTTGGGCCTCATCTTGCGGTTGTACCGAGCGCAAACGCTGGCGGTGCGCCGGGAACCAGCCGGCAATCCGCGGGAAATGGCGGATCACGTGGAAGCATAGGAAGATTAGCGGCGCCCGCCACCAGTAGCCGCGGACCATGCGTTCCAGGGTAACCGGCCTGCAGTGGTCGCTGGCAAGCGCCTGCAGGTGCTGGTTGAGTTGATGGTTAAAGGCCTGGTCACGGATAAACAAGTTGGCTTCCAGGTTGAACGACAGGCTTAACGGATCGAGGTTGCTGGAGCCAACCGTGGCCCACTCGTCGTCGACCAGCGCCACCTTGCCGTGCAAGGGCCGCTGGCAGTACTCGTGAATGGCCACACCATCGCGCAGCAGGTAGTTGTACAGCAGCCGCGACAACGCCCGCACCCAGCGCATGTCAGGCTGGCCCTGCAAAATCAGTTGTACCTTCACACCCCGCCGGGAGGCGTTGCGCAGTTCACGCATCAGCCGGTAACCCGGGAAAAAATACGCATTGGCGACCACGATGCGCTGGCGGGCGCGGCGAAAAGCTTGCAGATAATGGGCCTCGATATCGGTACTGCGCAGCCCGTTGTCGCGCTCTACCAGCACGGCACTGCAGGCCCCGGCAGGCTCGGTCAACGGCCGCACCGCACTGGGCGGCTGCAGCACCGGCGACATCAGGCGTTTGCTGGCGGCATGCACTTGCGCCACCACCGGGCCGGTGACTTCGACGGCATAGTCCTGCTTGGCCATGGCACCAAAATCGCCGAGGTGGTCAGCGCTGTAGTTGATACCGCCGATGAAGGCCCGTTCACCATCGACAACCACGATCTTGCGGTGCAGGCGCCGGAACAGGTTGGTGCGCATGCCCACCAGGCGGGGCTGCGGGTCGAACGCGTGAAAGCTGACCCCGGCTTCGGTCATGGCGGTAATGAACGGCGCTGGCAGGTCGGCCGTGCCGTAGCCGTCCACGGCCACTTCGACGCGCACGCCCCGGCAAGCGGCATCGATCAGTACTTGCTGCAATTGCTGGCCGACCTTGTCATCGAAGATGATGAACGTCTCCAGCAGGATTTCTTCACGTGCTTGGGCCATGGCCTCGAACACGCGGGGGTAGTACTGCTCGCCATTGATCAGCAACTGCACGTTGTTGCCGTCTACCCAAGGTCGGTTCACAGGTTGATCTCCGCAGCCAGAGGGGCGTGGTCAGACAAGTGCGACCACGGGTACTGCGACAGCACCCGGGCATCGCGCGGCATGGCGTTGCGCAAGTAAATGCGGTCCAGGCGCAACAGCGGCAAGCGGGCCGGAAAGCTGCGGGCCGGGGTGCCGAAATGCTCGCCAAAGGCCTCTACCAGATGCTCGCTCAGCACCGCGTCGGCCTTCAGCCGCCAATCGTTGAAGTCACCGGCAACGATCACCGGGGCCTTGGCTGGCAGGCTGTCGAGCAGGTCCAGCAGCAGCTTTACCTGGCTTTGCCGGTGGGCCTCGCGCAAGCCAAGGTGCACGCACACGGCATGCACCTGGTCATGCCCCGGCACTTCCAGCTGGCAATGCAGCAGGCCGCGCTGCTCTTTGCCCTGCACCGAAACGTCCAGGTTGTTGAAGTGGCGGATTGGGAACTTCGACAGCAAGGCGTTGCCGTGGTCACCATGCGGGTATACGGCATTGCGGCCATAGGCGAACTGCGGCCACATGCTGTCGGCCAGGAACTCGTACTGCGGTGAATCGGGCCAGGCTGGGTGGCGCAGGGCATGTTGCTGGTGGGTACCGTGCACCTCCTGGAGGAACACCAGGTCGGCACCGGTGGCGCGCACGGCCTCGCGCAACTCAGGCAGGATGAAACGCCGGTTGAAGAAGGTGAAGCCTTTGTGCACATTCAGCGTCAGTACGTTCAGCCGCCGCACGGCAGTCACCTTGTCGATGATGCAGTGCGGGGTGGGCAGGGTTTTGTTCACAGTGCCACCTCCGGCACTACGCCGGGCTCGGTCATCAAGGCGTGGTCCAACGACAGCTTCTGCAGCAAGCGCCGGGCGTCATAAGGCGCATGGACCTTCTGGTCGTTGTCGAAATAGCAGTAAACGTCACGGCTGGTGCGCCGTGGTGGCGGCCCCGGCACGATCAACTGGGCGTCGCTGGCCTGGCTGCCCTGGCTCCAATGCTGGATGCGTTGCTGCCAACGCCTCAGCGCCTGCGCGGTGTAGCCGCTGCTGTACAGCTCGACGTCGCCATGCAGACGCAGGTACACGAAGTCAGCGGTAACGTCCTCGACATAAGGCCATTTACCGGCGCTGTCGGCTACCACCAGCGCAACCCGGTGCTTGCGCAGCAACTTGATGAAGGCTTCGCACAAAAAGCTCTCGTTGCGGATTTCTACGGCGTGGCGCAAGCGTGCATTGCCCTTGATGTCGGTGCCGCCGTTGTCCCGCAGGCGCGGGGCACAACCTTGTGCGCATTGGCGGGCGGCCTTGCGGTTGCGCGGCAGCAGCTCTAAAAAACGCGCGAAGCGGGCCTCGTCAAACTTCATGTTGGGTGGAAACTGCCACAGCAATGGCCCCAACTTGTCGCCGAGCAGCAGCGGCCCCGAGGCGAAGAAATTGGCCAGCGGCTCCTCTACCTCCTTGAGCCGGCGCACATGGGTGATGTATCGCGGGCCTTTGACGGCGAACACGAAGCCGTCCGGCGTGTCGTCACGCCAGCTTTGGTAGCGTTCGGGCGTTTGCAGGCTGTAGAACGAGCCGTTGATTTCAATGCTGTTGACCGCCCGCGAGGCGAACGCCAGTTCGTGGTCCTGCGGCAGCCCCTTGGGGTAAAAATCCTTGCGCCAGGGGCTATAGCGCCAGCCGGAGATGCCGATGCGGATATCGCTCACGCTGCCTTCCTCATTGCCGGGTCCTTGTTCGGTCGCTCTGAAAGTGCGACTGGTGAACAGCAGCCAGGGTTCAGCACGGTTGACCAACGGGAATGGCAGACACTGCGTTGAACTTTGCGCGCTGCAACGTCTCCACCGCATACCCGTTATACCCGTTATGAGGAAGGGCGCCAGGATGAAATTCGACCGCTTTTCTCAGTGGCTGGCGAATTGCGCAGGCCGCCCGCTGACCTTTGGCATTGCCTGCCTGCTGATCGTGACGTGGGCGGTCACCGGGCCGTTGTTCAATTTCAACGACACGTGGCAATTGGTGATCAATACCTCGACCACCATCATCACCTTCCTCATGGTCTTCCTGATCCAGAACACCCAGAACCGCGACAACGACGAATTGCACATCAAGATCGACGAATTGCTGCGCACCACCCAGCGGGCGCACAAGGCGCTGCTGGACCTGGAAGACATGGACCCGACCGAGCTGCATGCCTTGCGCAAGCAGTACCGGCAGATGGCCCAGCAGGATAACGATGCGCACACGCCCAAGGAATGAACTGCCAACCCTGGAGGCAAGCATGGCCAGACATATCATCCACTTCACCGGGCCGATCAACGCGTCCACCTGTGGCAACCTGATCAGTACCTGTTCAAGGGCGTTGGACAAAGGCGCCGAAACCCTGCAACTGAACATCGCCACCATGGGTGGGGAGTGCAGCTATGGGTTCACCTTGTACAACTTTCTGCGGGCGTTGCCGACTGCAGTGCATACCCACAACCTCGGCACGGTGGAGTCCATGGGCAACATCCTGTTCCTGGCTGGGGAACGGCGCACCGCGTGCCGCTACAGCAAGTTTCTGTTCCATCCGTTCCACTGGACCTTGCACGGCTCGGTGGACCATGCGCGCATGGCCGAATATGCAATGAGCCTGGACTATGACCTGCGGCTGTACGCGCAGATCGTGGCTGAACGCACCGAAGGGGCGGCCGAGGTGCTGGATGTGCCGAGTTACTTGATGGCTTACCCGCGGATACTGGGGCCGAAGGAGGCGTTTGAAAACGGGATGATTCACGCCATCGACGAAATGCGCATCGAGGCCGGGACCAGCCAGTGGAGTGTGCATGCCTAGTGGTTGCCGGTGTGTTGCGGGCTAGCCCGCGCCTGTACGGTAGCGACTTTACACAGTGATAGAGGCGGCGGTCGCGCGGTCGCAGGCCAGCAAGGCGCGGATCAGCAGCTTGATCTCGTCCTTGAGCAGTGGCACCTGGTCCAGGTGGGCAAACCGGCAGTCGGCAATTTCATGCCGGGCGATGGGCTGCGGCGCATCGGCGAACTCGGCTTCGAACACGTAATGCACACGCGCTGCCGCTTCATGGCGCATCAACAAGGTCAGCGATGCGGCCTGCAAGCCGGTCTCTTCCAGCAATTCACGCTCCGCGGCTTGCAGCGGCGTCTCGCCAGGTTCGATCTTGCCGCCGGGCAGGGTCCAGGCAGCGTTGGGCTTTCTGACCCATAACCATTTATGGCTTTGCTTGCCATGCCGGCAGATGATGGTGGCGCGATGCTTGACTGGCTTCATTCAGGCTCCTGGGCGAATCCCTTATTCCATGAGGATTCGGCCCCGGGCAGCAATAAACGTTGCGTTGAACCTGACCAGCGGTCAGTACGGCACCGAACCGCTCAACGTTTCGATGGCCTCGACCAGCTCGTCATAGCCCACTGGCTTGTTCAAGTGCCGATCGAAGCCTGACTGGCGCGACTTGTGCTGGTCGGCACTGGCGCCATAGCCGGTCAGGGCGATGGCGGGGGTATGGCGCAGGTGCACATAACCGCGCAGGGCCTTGATCAGCGCGTGGCCGTCCATCATCGGCATGCCGATATCGGACAGGATGATGTCGTACTCCTCGCCCGCAGCGGCCTCCAAGGCCTCACGCGGCTTGCTGAAGGCGGTAACGCTGGCGCTCTCCATTTCCAGCAGTTCCTGCATCACTGCCAGCACTTCGACGGAATCATCCACCAGTAACACGCGAATGCCACTCAGGCGGCCCTCGCTCTGCGGCTCGGTGCCGGGCGCAGGCTGCCGGCTCTGCGCATTGCACAGGGGTAGGGTGACCGTGAAGGTGCAGCCCAGGCCCAGACCCGGTGAACTGGCGCGCACGCTCCCGCCCTGGGCCTCTACCAGTTGCCGCACCAGCGACAAGCCGATGCCCAGGCCTTCACGGCTATGGGTTGCCAGCTGCGGCGCAGCCTGGCTGAACAGGTCGAAGATGTGCTCCAGGCTGTCGCTGCTCAGGCCCACGCCGTGGTCGATCACTTGTAGGCGCGCGTGGTCGTCGTCGTGGCTCAGCACCAGGCGTATCTCGCTGCCTGGCGGGCTGAATTTCAGCGCATTGTTCAGCAGGTTCCAGATGATTTGCTCCAGGCGGGTGATATCCCCGTCGATCATCAGCGGCAGGTTGTCGGCGGGCAACTGCAGGCGGACCGTGCAGGGGTATTGCTCGCTCATCACCACACCATGGATACCCTGCAGAATGACGCACAGGTCAACCGGCTCGGTCTTGAGTTTCAGTTTGCCGGTGCGAATGCGCGCCACATCCAGCAGGTCATCGATGATCCGCGCCTGGCTGGTCACCGCCTCGCAGATGGTGCCGACGGCCTTGCTTGCGGCACTGATGTTCTTGATCGACGGCAAGCGGCGCAAGATTTCGGCATTGAGTTGAATCAGGTTGAGTGGGTGCTTGAGCTCGTGGGACATGACGGCGAAAAACTCGTCCTTCATGTGGCTGGTACTTTGCGACTCGGCCAACTGCTGGCTCAGGCGCTCCTCGCCCAGGCGTACGCGCTCTTCGGCGGCGTGGCTGCTGCTGATATCGATGAAGGTCAGCACCGTGCCGTCGATTTTCTGCTCGCTGGAGCGGTAGGGCAGCAGCCGCGCCAGGTACCAGTGGTCGCCATGGCCGCCAATCTCGCGCTCGATGATGGTTTCGCCCTGGGCCACGGCGCGGGCGTCGTCGGCCAGCGCCGGGTATTCCAGGCGGTGGGTGATGTCGAGCAGTGAGCGCCCCGTGTCGACCGGCAGCATGTTGAACAGGTCGGTGGCGCGCGGGGTGAACCAGCGGATACGCAAGTTGCGGTCGACAAACACCGTGGCGATCTCGGTGCAGGCGATCAGGTTGCTGAGGTAGTCGTTGACCTTGTCGGTTTCCTCGACCTTGTTCTTCAGCTCGTAGTTGACCGTGAGCAATTCCTCATTGATCGACTGCAGCTCTTCCTTGCTGGTTTCCAGCTCTTCGCTGGCTGAACGCAGCTCCTCGTTGATCGCTTGCATTTCTTCGTTGGAAGCCGTCAGTTCCTCGCTGGAGACCTCTGACTGCTCGATGGTTTCCTGCAGTTGCAGGCGCGTACGCTGCAGTTCCCGCTCAAGGTTGTGCAGGAACATGCTGTCGGTTTGGCGGATGGCACCGGGTAACGGCAACGACGGGTCAGGTGCGCGCTCCTCGAACACCACCAGCAGGCAGTCGCTGCCACTGAGCTCGTCCTTGTACGGCTGCACGGTGACCTCCACCTGCAGCCTGTGCTCGCTATCGGCCAGGTCGACCGGGCGCGAGGTGACTGCCTCGCTGCCCTGGCGCGCCTGGAACAAGGTGCTGCGCAGGGTCAGCCGCAGGGACGGCAGCACCAGGTTAAGCAGGTTGCGGCTCGGCTCACCCCCGGTCATCTGCAGGAAGCGCCCCACGCCCTCGCTCATGTGCAGCACATTGCCATCGACATCGACGATCAGGCTGGGTGGCATGCGCCGCGCCAGGGCGCGGTGGTGCAGCTCGGCGAAGGAGGGCTTGCGCCCTGGCTTGGCCTTGACCAATGCTTCCAGGGGCATGCTGGCAGCCGGTGTACCGGGCACCAAGCGGCCAGAGCGGCGCCCGGCATTGCTGGCATCGCGCGCGCGGAAAATGCGGTTGCGCTTGTCCACCGGGGCGAAAAGTTCACAGGCCACGTCGGCCGACTCGGACGAACCGAGGAACAGGTAGCCACCTGGGCGCAAGGCGAAATGGAACATCTGCAGGATGTCACGCTGCACCTCGCGGTCCAGGTAGATCAGCAGGTTGCGGCAGACAACCAGGTCGATCTGCGAGAACGGTGGGTCCGATAGCAGGTTATGGCGGGCGAACAGCACCTTCTCGCGCACTTCCTTGCGCACCCGGTAATGCTGGTCTTCCTTGACGAAAAATTGGCGTAGCCGGCTGGGTGGTACGTCGGTGACGATCGCCTCAGGGTAGGAGCCACTGCGGGCAATGCCAATAGCGCGTTCGTCCAGGTCGGTGGCAAACACTTGCACCTTGCGCGCGCGCTGCTCCAGCGCCAACTGCTCGCACATCAGCATGGCCAGGCTGTAAGCCTCTTCGCCAGTGGAGCAGCCGGCCGACCAGATGCGGATCTCCTCTGTGCCCTCGGCGGGGTCGCGTTCGCAGGCCATTTGCGGTAGCACATGGCGCTCCAGGGCTTCGAAGGCTTCGCGGTCACGGAAGAAGTTGGTCACGCCAATCAGCATGTCGGCCAGCAACGCGGCGGATTCATCGGGGTGCTGTTCCAGGTAATGCAGGTAAGCCTTGAGGTCTGTTTGCCCGGTCACATGCAGCCGGCGCTCGATGCGCCGCAGCACGGTGGCGCGCTTGTAGTGCTGGAAGTCGTGGCCGGTATTGCTGCGCAGCTGCAACAGGATTTCTTCGAGCAGCGGCTCACAGGCTTGGGCATCGCCGCTGCGGGTGCCCAAGGCCGGTGGCAGGGTATCGTCGTCGATTTCCG
Proteins encoded:
- a CDS encoding NUDIX hydrolase, producing MKPVKHRATIICRHGKQSHKWLWVRKPNAAWTLPGGKIEPGETPLQAAERELLEETGLQAASLTLLMRHEAAARVHYVFEAEFADAPQPIARHEIADCRFAHLDQVPLLKDEIKLLIRALLACDRATAASITV
- a CDS encoding low affinity iron permease family protein; protein product: MKFDRFSQWLANCAGRPLTFGIACLLIVTWAVTGPLFNFNDTWQLVINTSTTIITFLMVFLIQNTQNRDNDELHIKIDELLRTTQRAHKALLDLEDMDPTELHALRKQYRQMAQQDNDAHTPKE
- a CDS encoding endonuclease/exonuclease/phosphatase family protein; translation: MNKTLPTPHCIIDKVTAVRRLNVLTLNVHKGFTFFNRRFILPELREAVRATGADLVFLQEVHGTHQQHALRHPAWPDSPQYEFLADSMWPQFAYGRNAVYPHGDHGNALLSKFPIRHFNNLDVSVQGKEQRGLLHCQLEVPGHDQVHAVCVHLGLREAHRQSQVKLLLDLLDSLPAKAPVIVAGDFNDWRLKADAVLSEHLVEAFGEHFGTPARSFPARLPLLRLDRIYLRNAMPRDARVLSQYPWSHLSDHAPLAAEINL
- a CDS encoding lysylphosphatidylglycerol synthase domain-containing protein; this translates as MARRHWQTWGKRLFSVAFLLLIPALLYLLARNLDWNEVRHSLLAYRPGTLAFGLALALCSYLTFASYDLLARAYTGHHLPARQVLPVAFVCYAFNLNFTTWVGGVALRYRLYGRLGLDTATITRILTLGLLTNWMGYMLLAGTVFALRLVELPPSWAVGATGLQLIGLVLLAVAASYLLACGFAKKRTWRWREHEVTLPSLRLALCQVVLGASNWALMALLIFWLLPGEAFYPSILGILLISCVAGVVAHIPAGLGVLETVFLALLHGQVAQGTLVAALLGYRTLYYLVPLLLAVLTYLMLEKRAKAMRQRDKPA
- a CDS encoding CheR family methyltransferase, which gives rise to MKSSSKQPASPQNPALTPSHLDFPVVGIGASAGGLEAICTLFRQMPSDCGMAFVVVLHLSPDHQSVADRIIQETTQMPVRQVTEPVPIERNHVYVISPANRLSTNDGYLRVAPANRRRGDHVAIDLFFRDLADVHKDHAFCVVLSGTGADGAVGLSRIKEQGGVTLVQTPDDAQYDSMPRAAIETGMVDLVLPAAEIPQKLLELWRNARQVRLPEIDDDTLPPALGTRSGDAQACEPLLEEILLQLRSNTGHDFQHYKRATVLRRIERRLHVTGQTDLKAYLHYLEQHPDESAALLADMLIGVTNFFRDREAFEALERHVLPQMACERDPAEGTEEIRIWSAGCSTGEEAYSLAMLMCEQLALEQRARKVQVFATDLDERAIGIARSGSYPEAIVTDVPPSRLRQFFVKEDQHYRVRKEVREKVLFARHNLLSDPPFSQIDLVVCRNLLIYLDREVQRDILQMFHFALRPGGYLFLGSSESADVACELFAPVDKRNRIFRARDASNAGRRSGRLVPGTPAASMPLEALVKAKPGRKPSFAELHHRALARRMPPSLIVDVDGNVLHMSEGVGRFLQMTGGEPSRNLLNLVLPSLRLTLRSTLFQARQGSEAVTSRPVDLADSEHRLQVEVTVQPYKDELSGSDCLLVVFEERAPDPSLPLPGAIRQTDSMFLHNLERELQRTRLQLQETIEQSEVSSEELTASNEEMQAINEELRSASEELETSKEELQSINEELLTVNYELKNKVEETDKVNDYLSNLIACTEIATVFVDRNLRIRWFTPRATDLFNMLPVDTGRSLLDITHRLEYPALADDARAVAQGETIIEREIGGHGDHWYLARLLPYRSSEQKIDGTVLTFIDISSSHAAEERVRLGEERLSQQLAESQSTSHMKDEFFAVMSHELKHPLNLIQLNAEILRRLPSIKNISAASKAVGTICEAVTSQARIIDDLLDVARIRTGKLKLKTEPVDLCVILQGIHGVVMSEQYPCTVRLQLPADNLPLMIDGDITRLEQIIWNLLNNALKFSPPGSEIRLVLSHDDDHARLQVIDHGVGLSSDSLEHIFDLFSQAAPQLATHSREGLGIGLSLVRQLVEAQGGSVRASSPGLGLGCTFTVTLPLCNAQSRQPAPGTEPQSEGRLSGIRVLLVDDSVEVLAVMQELLEMESASVTAFSKPREALEAAAGEEYDIILSDIGMPMMDGHALIKALRGYVHLRHTPAIALTGYGASADQHKSRQSGFDRHLNKPVGYDELVEAIETLSGSVPY
- the clsB gene encoding cardiolipin synthase ClsB encodes the protein MNRPWVDGNNVQLLINGEQYYPRVFEAMAQAREEILLETFIIFDDKVGQQLQQVLIDAACRGVRVEVAVDGYGTADLPAPFITAMTEAGVSFHAFDPQPRLVGMRTNLFRRLHRKIVVVDGERAFIGGINYSADHLGDFGAMAKQDYAVEVTGPVVAQVHAASKRLMSPVLQPPSAVRPLTEPAGACSAVLVERDNGLRSTDIEAHYLQAFRRARQRIVVANAYFFPGYRLMRELRNASRRGVKVQLILQGQPDMRWVRALSRLLYNYLLRDGVAIHEYCQRPLHGKVALVDDEWATVGSSNLDPLSLSFNLEANLFIRDQAFNHQLNQHLQALASDHCRPVTLERMVRGYWWRAPLIFLCFHVIRHFPRIAGWFPAHRQRLRSVQPQDEAQGDFHEGQT
- a CDS encoding DUF72 domain-containing protein: MSDIRIGISGWRYSPWRKDFYPKGLPQDHELAFASRAVNSIEINGSFYSLQTPERYQSWRDDTPDGFVFAVKGPRYITHVRRLKEVEEPLANFFASGPLLLGDKLGPLLWQFPPNMKFDEARFARFLELLPRNRKAARQCAQGCAPRLRDNGGTDIKGNARLRHAVEIRNESFLCEAFIKLLRKHRVALVVADSAGKWPYVEDVTADFVYLRLHGDVELYSSGYTAQALRRWQQRIQHWSQGSQASDAQLIVPGPPPRRTSRDVYCYFDNDQKVHAPYDARRLLQKLSLDHALMTEPGVVPEVAL
- a CDS encoding ATP-dependent Clp protease proteolytic subunit, yielding MARHIIHFTGPINASTCGNLISTCSRALDKGAETLQLNIATMGGECSYGFTLYNFLRALPTAVHTHNLGTVESMGNILFLAGERRTACRYSKFLFHPFHWTLHGSVDHARMAEYAMSLDYDLRLYAQIVAERTEGAAEVLDVPSYLMAYPRILGPKEAFENGMIHAIDEMRIEAGTSQWSVHA